The sequence below is a genomic window from Lolium perenne isolate Kyuss_39 chromosome 4, Kyuss_2.0, whole genome shotgun sequence.
tgtCGCCAGTGACAACGCTAGCCCGAGGTCGCAGAGCTTGAGGATCTtcccgtcttccccgacgaggatGTTGGCCGGCTTGATGTCGCGGTGGACGATGCCGCGCTCGTGCATCTTCTGGGCGCCGGTGAGAAGCTGCCACATGTAGCGGCGCACGACGGCCTCCGGGAGCGGCGGCCTCTTGGACAAGGATGTGTGGAGGCTCGGACCGACGTACTCCatggcgagggagagcttggtgGTGTTCGGATCACGGACGAAGCCGTGCGATCCGACGACGTAAGGGTTTCCGGCGCAGGGCCTCGAGGAAGCGCCCCTCTTCTTGGAGCTCGCTGGCGTCGGTGTCGGGGCGGAGGAACTTGATGGCCACGGTCTTGCCGGTGACGCAGTGGCGGGCCTTCTTGACGATGCCGAAGGCGCCCTCGCCGAGGACGTCCGTCGCCTCGTACTCCTCCATGCTGCCGACGCGGACGCGCCTCCTCTTGCTGTAGTAATCATCTGATGATCCTTGTTCCGTCGCGTGGCCGGCGTCGAGGACGGCAGCATGTCGCTTGCCGACGGCCATGGTGGGTTTGTTGGTTGCTGCGGTGGAGGGGGGAGATGAGGTGTGGGAGACGGCGGCCGTGGATTGGGatcgaggaagcatttggcggtGGATTCGCGGCATATATACACCAGTGGAGCCAAACGCGCAATGGCCTCGATCGACACAGAACTGGCCTCCTCTACCTCGACTCGGATTCAAGTTGAACGTACAGTCGTCGTTAGGGTTAGCTGCTTCGACAGGTTGCATCACCGGATTTGGGATTCCGCGCGAGGTGAATCCGACTCCAGTTCCTTTGCTTGGCGCCTGCGTCTTCAATTGTTTGCACGGCGTAAAGACACGACCAGAACTACGCGCGCGTCTTCCTTACGCGGGGAGATCGAGACGGCCGGATTGTGTCTGGTAATTAACCCTGTCTACTTCCTCTATGGCGGTGGCTGGCGCATAGCTGGGTACGGTGTACACATCCACCGTGCATGCATGTGTGCCAATGCTTTTTGTTCATCTGAGCAGAATTTTTGAACTGACATGTCATGTATGGTTGATTGGGAGGAGTGTGTTCCTGCTAATGGTCATAACCAAGTGTATGAACTTGTGTCTTGCGTGTTTGTAGCTTCGCAATGCATAAACAAAATAATCTCAGACATTCCTCAAGAAAATGATTATTTAGCTTTACGGATCAAAGATTTAACAAAGTTTCTTCCCATGGAAggataaacaaaaaaaaaaggatgTTGCGGTTACACTTCCCATAGAAAATAATCAAAATATGCAGCTAGGGTTAGTTGTCGCGGGTGCGTTCGCGGACATCAGGGGTGAAGCCACCCTTTTTTGGTTCGGTGAGGCGTGGCAAGGCAATCGAATAATCTCAGACATCACGGCAAATACACGGCGATTTTACCTAGATTCAGGCATCTAGCAAAACTCGAGCGAGCTTACGCCATTCCTGTCTGATCTTAGATTACAATGGCTAACTTGCTTGCCGTGGTGTCTACGCATGGAGAAAATTAGGTGGCAGCGGGTTAGGCAGAAGCGCTTCGTTTCAGACCGCAATTTCTTTCAAATTTATCCATTTTATCGCCCTAATGGCAACAATTTTAGAAGGGGATTAGATATGGTCCGTTTGGGTTTTCGGCAGAAACCAAAAGGACTGTGAAAGAAGATTAAATGAGCAATAAGATTAAACGATTAGATGCTGACGTGGCAGAATACTAGAAAAGGTATGACGTGGAACTAAAACTCACGCAAGTGACATCCTTATTGTCGTTCTCCTCGTTGTTCGCCGAGAATCCGGAGAGAGTCATGCTGAGACTAGCCctaatgggagtatcataagtagtattatgcatgccatgttggcaaaaatctgatgtggcacaccaattaatgaggtgagagatgagagtggtatcataatatgataccgtatcatagcacgtaaaacaagAAAACttagtggcaaacacatcatgtacacaaatttgcattgagattctagaaAATATTAAATGtgatgatactatgatactatcttatgatactatgcattgtgtgggtagtatcataaactagtatcatgtccatgatactagtgtatgatacttcccattgtgactagtctgagGCCTGTGTTCGACACCTAGAGTTTTGTGAGACACCGACCGTTCCTTAATTATGGGACACAAATCTACGAGAATACAAACCAATGATTTGGCCACTTGTACTGATACCGTAAATTCTCATGTTCGAATGTATGTGTTTCTATACTGCATGTGTACTGGACCTGTATAAATATTATCTGTGTGATGAACCTGAATAAATATTTTAAATATACGCTGAAAAGtctgaaaaaataaaaataaacatacCGCCGGCACACATGTGCTTATATCTCTGGCGAATAAGCCCCCGCCACTAGAACAAGCTAGTATCACCGGCGCACCAGCCTGGTACGCCAGTGGTAACGACTTATTGCGGGCGCACCGCGCTGATGCGCCCGTAGTGAGTGAGCTACCCCTGGTGCACAAGCCTAGTGTGCCGGCGATAAGCCGATACCACCGGCGTGTTTGCGCTGACGGGCACATATGCGCTGGCCATAGGGAAATTAGGTGCGACAGCGATGAGGTTTTTTCTAGTGGGGCTCCTCAATAGGTCGATGCTCATTTAAACTTGACAACCTATCTAATATATCTCACAAGGACAGTTTTGTAAAATTTGACTGTTAATTGAACACAGTGGACACAACTTTAAAAGCTTGTCAATAACAAGAGATGATGGTAGACCAAAATAATCAAGAGCTAATTCCACATCATTCTCCGCATATGTTGGCTGCCTCAATCACCTACCCTTTTAAACAATTTTTTGGCTCATGTATTCGTTGAACCTAGCAATGACGGTGGCTCACTTAGCGTTGATGAAGGCATTGCCTAGAATTTACTTAGACATATCTTTGGGTGAAAACTCATGATCTGACATGGTTGGATCCAATGACAACGGGTCGTGTGTTTCTTTTTGATGGTGTTGTGGTTAGAGCACCTCGCATGTTACCCTGAAGTTGCTATCAGGGGAGATTGATGCTATCGTTTGATGTAGCTGTTTTGTTGATAGGCTTTTTACATTTTTTAATAGTTTTGTTATGCGAGTCCTCGATGTCTTGACTTAATCTTAATATCGTGTTGGCGCAAAGGCCATATATAACCTGTATCAACTTGATATTGATATATTTATTTTGTAAGAAAATTTCTCAAAGGGACCAATGCGGAAAAGCTTTTGGAATTACTTAATTCTTGTATTTTTATATCATCGTTGCTACTGCATGTGTCGATATTGTAACTGAAAAAGACACCGCAATTTAGTTTCAGTTTGCCACTCCCTGTCAAAAACTACGCAGTAGCTAATGGAAGAGAATGACGAAAGAATAACATAGTAGGCACATATTGGAAGAATAGAAGAGCACACATTAAGTACATGTACTAGcactcaaaaataaataaattgAAACCACACTTTAAGTTTGATGTTCACCGACCACTAGTGAAATCTTTAAAAATAGGCTTATAAGTTAGAATTGACCATTCAGAATGGACGGAGTTTTTGGTGATGGAACTCGAAAATATATAAATTGAGACCACATGTTAACTTCAAAGTTCACCGATACTAGTGATTTTTTGAAGCCTTACAAATAGTAGAATGGATGGAGTATTTTGCCTTATAAATAGTAGAATTAATGGATGGAGTATTTTGGTAGTGCTTCTAGGATTGGTCGTAAGGAGTGTGGACTTTTGCCTCCCGGACACCATTACGTCCAGAATTttcagaaagagatcatattaatTACTAGTTGTTTTTATTGGtagacaagtttttttttttgagcgggGGAAAACGGCCTTTATTAATCAGAGGTAATCGATACAAGGAATCCCTCTGGCGGCCTAACTAGCCACACCCGGCGGCCTGGTGCATCATAAACTGCACTCCTAGCTAAACAGTGTGCTTCTTTATTCGAAATCCTAGCTTCGTGGCGGAACTCAAGAGCATCAAAGTCGCCCTTAGACTCCCTGATTTCTCTCACAATGTGAGCATAACTTCCGAAAGTCCCCTCGGCCAAGCTAGTGACAACATTCGTACAGTCCGTTGCCACCATAACCCTCCTGACGTGTATGTCCTTTGCCAGGGCGCAAGCCTCCCTGCATGCCAACGCCTCCAGAATCTCAGCGCTAGACTTTCCAGGGAACACGAGCGTCGATGCCCCCACAAACACTCCATTCTTCGTTCTGGCTATTGGCAGCAGGGGCGGAGCTACGTTGGGGCCTACCTGGGCCGTGGCCCGCCCAGGATCTGAACAAtcctttgttatttttgctgggccggcccaagaaaggTTCAGTTTTATTGTAGAAATGAAGGCTTTTGTGCTGCTGGCCCACCCAGAATTCGTGCTACAGCTCCGCCACTGATTGGCAGACAAGTATTTCAGTGGAATAATAAAATCGTCCTTGTATAGGGGAAGCCCAGCCCGTCTAAGAATTTGAAAACGAACCTAGCTAAGCCCAGCTCAAGTCGATTTAGTTGTCTCGCTGAAAGAGAAAGGGATCAAATCgtacctccacctccgccgctctTAGACCATATCTAACAGACCCCTTATTTCTCTGCCCCGTATAACGCGAGTTTTTCGCCCCGTATCCCAAAAGTGCGTCTTGCTGAACCATTCCGTCTAGCAGATCCCGTATTTCACcctgtatttttaaaaattaaaaccccgggaaaatgaaaccatagttcatcttcattgatcatacACTGGATCATACATATACATAGCGATCTACTGCGATCCTAGCTACTCGAGGATGATGAATGGCACGAAAGGCCCCCTGGCggcagcctcctcctccgccctggcggcagcctcctcctccgccctggCGGCAGCCTCCTTCGTCTGGAATTCagccacggcggcgatggccgccgcctgttCGTCTGCCTCCGCCCGCGCCTTCTCGGCGGCCTCCACCTCGGATTCGGCCACCGCCCGCAAGTATGCCgcgtcctcctctgcctcctccgcttcctcctcgccggcctccgcttcctcctcgcctccgcctcctccgccgctggtgctgccgatgcgcGCCGCCCATGCTGCCTTCGCCGCGCGCTCACGCTCCCACTCAGCGCGCCACGCATCGAAGGCggcgccgctcatcggcttgagcggcggatcTTGTCGGTACCACCGCCCACCGGCGGCGAACTCCCGGAGCGAGTCCGGCATGTAATACGCGCCGCCGTACTTGCAGGCCGCACGGCGGCTCCCCGCGGCGGAGCGCTTGCATTTCAAGCGCCACGCGTCCTCCacgttgtccggcgagcgggatcgcttcgatccgctcgccggtgaggcgctactgcggcggcgggcgtcCATGCCGGGGCTGGGGTcgaatgcggcgcgggggagggaggaattgctcgccggagcagggtggaggccgcggcggcgcacggcggagctagggttgcgagtgaggggttaacccctcactcgcacctgcgcccagtATAAATAGTGGGCGGaggggccgatttcctgggccccgtattctgccgaaacggggcggcccgaatacggggcctgcttgacggcccaaaccgcgcctgccccgtatgtcgccggaattttacggggtgggcgggttataaggggcatgttagacatgctcttaccaCTCGCCGGTACTGCCAGCGCCCCAAACCACTACTCTTGCTCGCGGGATGAACCAAGAGCTAGGATGAGCTTCTTACCGGCGGCAACCAAGGCGAAAACCGCAACAGCAGGACTGACACCTGTGCACGGCGGCCTCCCGGTCCCGGATGAGATCGCCATCTGGGAGATCCTCGTCCGTCTGTCCCCCCAAAGCCGTCGTTCGCTGCCGCGCCGTCTGTCGCGCATGGCGCCACGCCACCTCCACCCGCGACTTCCTCCTGGCGCACCACGCCGGCCAGCCCACCCTCCCCCTCCTCCGCGGCTACAACATATGCGGCGACGGTTCTGAACGTGGGTCGCAAGACATCATTCCCTTCGACCACCAGGCAggagtcgccgccgccgccgaccagcAACTACCGTCTGTCGCTCGGCTGAGTAACGCCATCTTTTTTCTAAGAGCCTCCTGCGACGGCCTCCTTGTCATATCCGGCTACAAAAGTAATCTCTCCATCTGCAACCCAGTAACTCGTCAGTATGCTCCCATCCAGCAGCTTGACGGTTTGGGGTTCAATCTCCTAGGGATGTACAGGCACAACCCTACCCACGAGTTTCCGACTATTGTTGTACCCGGCCCCCTGGTATCGGTATGATCAACTGCCATATGACGTTCAAAATGGTCTgggttcctacgtcttcacattaGGCTCTGGCCAGCCTCCGAGGCACATAGCTAGGTCCCAAGATGTGAAGGAACTAATATGGATCCACGCATCTTTCTTGTTCCGTGGTAAGCTGCATTGGCACCTATGGCGGGATAAGAGCCCAAGCGACATGATTATGGTATTCGACACCACATCCGAGTCGTTCCAGAAGATGCATGCTCCGGCTGTTCCTGACGTCGCTAACCTATTTGAGATGGACGACATGCTTAGCATGTCTAGCTACAATGGCGCGACAGCAATTGATATCTGGGTGATGGAGGACTATGAACGCGAGTCCTGGACCTTCAAGTACCGGGTTGAATTACCAGTAGCAGATATCAAGGTGCGGTTTGCAGATTTTGATTATTGTTTCTGTGTGGTGACCGCATCGTGGGATGGTGACTTGCACGTGCTGCTCAAATCTGGCGAATGGCTGTTTCATGTTGACGTCAGTGGCAAGCTGGTTGCAAGTTTCCATCGTACAGGCCTCTTTCCTACATATCTTTGGCTTAAACAGACTCTAGTTTCGCATACATTCTTTCCAGCAATAAATGGTCATGATATGAACGCTTCGCCTTTCATCTGACAGCTGTTCAGGGAAGTCATGATTCTGAACAACCTGTCCACTAGGAGCCGGCTAGTTTTTGTACTACCATGTATGTGAATTGGTCCACTATGAGCAAGTGTTGATTATTACGTGGTTGCATGAAATTTATACTTCTGCGAATATCCTGGGCTGAAGAGGCTAACACTGCATCTTGTTCCTGTAATTACAAAGTCGTTTTGGTCAGCGCTTGAAATAGTTACCAAATGATCTGCTTCATGTCTCTTTCATCTTTGAGCTGAAGAATTCACTTGGGCACTTTGCTCACATAAAAAGTATCATTGTAATCTTGTTGACTAGCAAACTGAATCTGATTTTAGAAGAGCTTGGAGCAACTGCTTGTTAAATTCAGTTGTTGCATTATAGTGAACTTGTCAAGGAAAgttgctgttgcaactcgttcttcaTGACTTAGGCACAGCACCGGGGTTCCCCAAGCCGGGAGCAGTCCTACACCCGGGGGCTACTTTCGGCGCCGTGGAAAAAGAGGGTATCCACGAACCGCCTAGAAGCGAGCCCGCTCACACGCCCGCCAAAAGGCCTCCATACACGGGAGCCCACCCTGGCTGCCGCTCATCCTGGGAAGCAGCTCCGGGGCATGTgcggaatctgtccctgctacAGGAACGCTTTCCCCATATGCACGCTTTGGTGGGGCCAGAGAAGCCGCGACAAAGCTAGGCTTCCAGGGACTAGCCTCGGCCACATGTCCTACGTGGTTGAACTCGCGCGCCACGTTCTGGCCACGCCCCTAGTTAACATGTCCACACAACATTTTGTGGGACCCCTTACCAGTATAAAAGGAGGCCCAAGCTGCAGACATGCATGGGGGGTGGGGGGGAGTTGGAGAAGAACAAAGCTTATGAGGGAAGGAACTAGTTATGCCTTCCCGGGGAACATATTCTGTAGGAGTTGAGATCCACCAGATAGATAATAGTTGCAGCACGTAGGGTTTCGCACAACGcaacctgaacctgggtaaaaatcATGTGTCTCTGTGTGACTATGTTTTTCGTCTTGCTCGTCGATCGAGCTCGTCATGTTCTGCGCCTGCCGAACCAAAAAGGGATCTTCATTCCCGGTGTTGGAATTATATGACACGACATGTGTGACAAGACATGATGGGTCACGGGAAGATGCTGCTGATTCTGCATGACAACATGGAGTCGACATCACACGACATCGTAACGAGCATGAGCTGGCCCGATTAAAAATCGAGCAATACAGGGCGATGAAAGCTTCCAAGGCTAATTTAATGTCTCCATCTCATGTGTTGTTTCTGTTTTAGGAGTCATCCGCGACTTTCCACTAGCTGTTCATCTCTCAACCGAGTCGTCAATCGACTCCGAGTAAAGAACCAAGGCTAGAGGAATGTCTCTGACGCAATCGGGGGCTAATTTATGACGATGGAATATACAACCGGGTATGGCCATCGGAACGAGTCGCTCTACAAGAATGGGGTGGCCCAATCTAGTCACCTCCATGCTGGACTTACTCTCATAGGTCGAACACGACAAGAAGGCCCATTCGACCAGACGAAGATCAGCATGAAGGCTATGGATCCAACGGTGATTAG
It includes:
- the LOC127347897 gene encoding uncharacterized protein; the encoded protein is MRSPSGRSSSVCPPKAVVRCRAVCRAWRHATSTRDFLLAHHAGQPTLPLLRGYNICGDGSERGSQDIIPFDHQAGVAAAADQQLPSVARLSNAIFFLRASCDGLLVISGYKSNLSICNPVTRQYAPIQQLDGSGQPPRHIARSQDVKELIWIHASFLFRGKLHWHLWRDKSPSDMIMVFDTTSESFQKMHAPAVPDVANLFEMDDMLSMSSYNGATAIDIWVMEDYERESWTFKYRVELPVADIKVRFADFDYCFCVVTASWDGDLHVLLKSGEWLFHVDVSGKLVASFHRTGLFPTYLWLKQTLVSHTFFPAINGHDMNASPFI